In Bacillus rossius redtenbacheri isolate Brsri chromosome 15, Brsri_v3, whole genome shotgun sequence, one genomic interval encodes:
- the LOC134539302 gene encoding methenyltetrahydrofolate synthase domain-containing protein, with product MSTNEEGLPEEVTKQSIRRKVWNHLEKENLAFFPRPVHGRIPNFKGSADAARNMEKLDFFQSAASVKVNPDKPQEEVRFLALQAKKNLYVPIPQLREGFITHVEPPAENVNFNLRVASTRRGADQWGKPIGLDSNIKIDLVVLGSVAVSKEGYRIGKGKGYADLEFALMMKMGAVTQDTIVATTVHDCQVMDLPPELFKEHDVPVDFIVTPTQVIEVTPRLPKPRGVIWSLLSGRRLAEMPVLQALREQELAEGVDCTLKEDSDVEEHPRKPRNSKPRVKKPRMRTRKASGREEGDEAAGEPAAEPAEGTELKNGRPSRTFRRRRNTARAREEGNGDCKPEDDGAPEDGGKRPGGGRRAFRSRPFRGPPKSLVDFSLRVTNISSTVRVRDLKSALSDCGVKPVAITWRGRSGFAVLHFAKVSNGDTGTLLVLDDLVSQLKELKIACGAEGDESGSLKIEPLAPITRIEVTDISSV from the exons ATGAGTACGAATGAAGAAGGATTAC CCGAAGAAGTTACAAAACAGTCAATACGTAGAAAGGTGTGGAATCATTTGGAAAAAGAAAATTTAGCATTTTTCCCCAGACCGGTCCATGGAAGGATTCCAAATTTCAAGGGATCTGCGGATGCAGCAAGAAATATGGAAAAACTTGATTTTTTTCAATCTGCGGCTAGTGTTAAAGTGAATCCCGATAAACCGCAGGAAGAAGTTCGTTTCTTGGCATTGCAG gCAAAGAAGAATCTGTATGTGCCAATCCCTCAACTGCGCGAGGGATTCATAACCCATGTCGAGCCGCCGGCAGAGAACGTGAACTTCAATTTGAGAGTTGCATCGACTCGGCGTGGGGCAGATCAGTGGGGAAAGCCTATTGGATTGGACTCCAACATCAAAATTGATCTGGTTGTCTTGGGCTCTGTCGCAGTTTCTAAAGAAG GTTACAGGATTGGCAAAGGAAAAGGGTATGCCGATTTGGAGTTTGCATTGATGATGAAAATGGGCGCTGTGACACAAGATACGATTGTGGCAACCACAGTACACGACTGTCAG GTTATGGACCTGCCACCGGAGCTGTTCAAGGAACACGACGTCCCCGTCGACTTCATAGTGACGCCGACGCAAGTGATCGAGGTGACTCCTCGGCTGCCGAAGCCCAGGGGTGTGATCTGGAGCCTGCTGTCGGGCCGGCGCCTGGCGGAGATGCCTGTGCTGCAAGCTCTGAGGGAACAGGAGTTGGC AGAGGGTGTGGACTGCACCCTGAAAGAGGACTCGGACGTGGAAGAGCACCCCAGGAAGCCGAGGAACTCGAAGCCCCGCGTGAAGAAGCCGCGCATGCGGACGAGGAAGGCGTCCGGCCGTGAGGAAGGGGACGAGGCGGCCGGTGAACCGGCCGCTGAACCGGCCGAGGGAACGGAGCTGAAGAACGGCAGGCCGAGCAGGACTTTCCGTCGCCGGCGCAACACGGCGAGGGCCCGGGAGGAGGGGAACGGAGACTGCAAGCCGGAGGACGACGGCGCGCCGGAGGACGGGGGCAAGCGCCCGGGAGGAGGCAGGAGGGCGTTCCGCAGCCGGCCCTTCCGCGGCCCGCCCAAGTCGCTGGTGGACTTCAGCCTGCGGGTGACCAACATCTCGTCCACGGTGAGGGTGCGGGACCTGAAGTCGGCCCTCTCCGACTGCGGCGTGAAGCCGGTGGCCATCACCTGGCGTGGCCGGAGTGGCTTTGCCGTCCTCCACTTCGCCAAGGTCTCCAACGGGGACACGGGCACCCTGCTTGTCCTCGACGATCTTGTGTCGCAGCTGAAAGAACTGAAGATTGCCTGCGGGGCAGAGGGCGACGAGAGCGGCTCGCTCAAGATAGAGCCGCTCGCTCCCATAACCAGAATTGAAGTAACCGACATAAGCTCCGTCTAG